The genomic segment AAACAAAATGCCCAGTTCAAGCACAAACACGCCAATCACCTCGACGGTGCCTGACGACTGCTTCTTTATCACCACATCCTCTGTGCCCATAGGACCGCTTTCAGGATCAACATCCTTAGCTTCCAGCCGCGCTTCCTCTGACGTGGGGCTCGCCACGTCATGGGTCGCTGACGGCTGCTCAGACGCGATATCCTCGTTAAAGGCCCTCGCGTCTGGCGGTCCACACGTGTGCTGCTCCGACACACGCCCTAAACCATGGCGCTCAAGAATCTCTGCGCCAAACCGGTAGGCATAAAATTCTCCAAGGAACATGATCATCATGGAAATCAAGGCAAATGCGTACGCCATAGGATAGTCCTGGAAACTCTTAAGCAGACATGTCTGACCCAATTCTTCCTGCGCTGGCTGTAGCAAGTGCACAAACGCTGTGGCAATAATGACACCGCTGCCAAAGTACTTGGCGAAATCGTAGAAATTCTCCGAGATCTTGACACGAGCAAGACGCCTCGTCACAATGGGAAATAGGGTAGCGCCCGCTGACGTCACCAAAACGACAAACACAGCGCTAATTCGCACTCCCATGTGGTCGTCATTGTCAGGCACCCGTCCCGTACACGAGGTCTCGCTCGACATGCCGTCTTACCTGGGGTTCACAAAAGCACGATATAACGGACTGGCGCGTACGCGGGCAGAAAGGGCCATGAGCTTTTGCCCAGCGTTTCAAGATTCGAGTCCCGCGATCGATAGATCGATCGACGCCCCTCGGTCGACAAATAGGAAGCAACGATCTGTCTTGCCCCGATCTAGGCAGGCCGACACACAGGGATTGGCCCAATCACCTGGACGGCAAGCACATCCGGGCCGCTGCCAAGATCTCTCCGCCACGTGCTACTCTTCGTCCTCCGCGCGCGGCTCACTCCCAGCCGCCTTACCTCCACTCGTCCTatgccgtcgtcgtcgtacgacg from the Malassezia restricta chromosome II, complete sequence genome contains:
- a CDS encoding solute carrier family 39 (zinc transporter), member 1/2/3, whose product is MSSETSCTGRVPDNDDHMGVRISAVFVVLVTSAGATLFPIVTRRLARVKISENFYDFAKYFGSGVIIATAFVHLLQPAQEELGQTCLLKSFQDYPMAYAFALISMMIMFLGEFYAYRFGAEILERHGLGRVSEQHTCGPPDARAFNEDIASEQPSATHDVASPTSEEARLEAKDVDPESGPMGTEDVVIKKQSSGTVEVIGVFVLELGILFHSVIIGITLSTTEWNSGAESFFVLYPAIIFHQLFEGLGLGARLALMPSTYSVWFLCFLGMLYALCTPIGMALGLGIRRTYSPDTPTFYYVSGVFDAVSAGILIYSSLVELMAHDFIFNKDMYQKPLWKATLNILELWAGTGVMALIGRWA